AGGGATTAATGACACAGCAATTACTCCCTCTATGTTGAAGATATTTGTTAGAACAAGCACACTGACTACTGCGGCAACACATCCGGCTGTAATACCAATTAATATTGCGGCTAAATTGGCTTTTAAAAGTGCCCTCTGCCTGTAGAGAGGTACCGCTAGAATAACCGTAGCCGGGCCTAAGAAAAATTGTATTAAACTGCCTCCTTTGTTATAATAATCTGTACTGATGTTAAAAACAGTTAAAATAATCATAATGGAGATAATACTAATTAATAGTGGATTAAAGAAAGCTATTTTTGTTTTCTTGTAAATGACTAAACCCAGCTCAAAAAACAAAATGGATAAAATAATCCCAAAATAAGGCGTATCTAGAAAGGTCATCATGCGGTTTTCCTCTCCTTTACTATTTCTTTTTTCTTTATCAGCTGTATTGTCAAGCCTGTAACACCCATAACAATGATCGTGGATAAAAGAACAACACTCATGATGGGCAACCACTGTCCCTGAATCAAGTGTAAATTGTTCAGCAACCCAACACCCGCTGGTATAAAAAAGAAGGCCAGGTGCTCTAGCAGAAACTTCGCAATTTTGTCAATCATTTCTAGCTTTATAACTCCTAGCAAAAGCAATAGCAGTAGGAAAATCATCCCTAAAACATTTCCTGGTATAGGGATTCCCAATGATTTGTTCACCAATTCTCCGGCTAAACAAACTGCTATAATAATAAAAAATTGTCTAAATAGAACCAAATAACTTCCCTCCTTTACATAAAATTTTAGGTATAATGGTCTTACCAGTTGTCATTATATTATCATTTTTTTTCAAAAATTTCAACTATTATTTTAAAATTTATTTTGATATAGTAGTGTTTCAGTTTGCTGAAAGGGGACCTCTTCTTTTAATGAAAAGCACCTATAGATTTCTTCTACAGGTGCTTTTTCCTTCATTGAGTAATTAACTATTAACATAAAATGAGACTTACCAAAAACCCCCATGAAGGTGTTTTTATACTATACTAATCTCTTATAGCTTTCATATCTTTCTTGTGCTTCTTCTTCAGCCTTAGCAAATAAAGCTTCTGCTACCTCTGGGAAGGACTTTGTTAAGGAAGCATAGCGTACTTCGCTTAATAAGAAGTCTTTAAAGGAAGCTTTTGGTTCCTTAGAATCTAAGGTAAATGGATTTTTACCTTCTTTCTTTAATTCTGGGTTGAATCTATATAAATGCCAGTATCCTGCCTCTACTGCTTTTTTCGCTTGCTCTTGTGTTTTACCCATACCAGCACCAATTCCATGGGCAATACATGGTGAGTATGCGATGATGATAGATGGCCCTTTGTAAGCTTCTGCTTCTTTAACCGCCTTCATTAATTGGTTCTTATCAGCACCCATGGCTACCTGTGCAACATATACATAGCCATAGCTCATCGCCATCATACCTAAGTCT
The sequence above is drawn from the Clostridium formicaceticum genome and encodes:
- a CDS encoding LrgB family protein, translating into MMTFLDTPYFGIILSILFFELGLVIYKKTKIAFFNPLLISIISIMIILTVFNISTDYYNKGGSLIQFFLGPATVILAVPLYRQRALLKANLAAILIGITAGCVAAVVSVLVLTNIFNIEGVIAVSLIPKSVTTPIGMEISQQIGGIPSITVGVIVITGILGAVIGPIVCNVFKIKDEVAVGIAIGTASHAVGTTKAMELGETQGAMSSLAIGVAGLITVIITPLLIHLFNML
- a CDS encoding CidA/LrgA family protein, which codes for MVLFRQFFIIIAVCLAGELVNKSLGIPIPGNVLGMIFLLLLLLLGVIKLEMIDKIAKFLLEHLAFFFIPAGVGLLNNLHLIQGQWLPIMSVVLLSTIIVMGVTGLTIQLIKKKEIVKERKTA